The following nucleotide sequence is from Chromobacterium rhizoryzae.
CACCAGGCCTATCTGGACGCCGGCGCGGACATCATCGAAACCAACACCTTCAACGCCACCTCCATCGCCATGGCGGATTACGCGATGGAAAGCCTGGTGTGGGAAATCAATCATGCCGCGGCCAGGCTGGTCAAGGAACTGTGCGAAAAGGCCAGCGCCGCCAATCCGGCCAAGCCGCGCTATTGCGCCGGCGTGCTCGGTCCCACCAACCGCACCTGTAGCATCAGTCCGGACGTCAACGACCCGGGCTACCGCAACGTCAGCTTCGACGCACTGGTGACGTCCTACACCGAGGCGATAGACGGCCTGGTGCAAGGCGGCGCGGACCTGCTGCTGGTGGAAACCATCTTCGACACCCTGAACGCCAAGGCGGCGGTGTTCGCCATTCACAAATACTTTGACGAGCGGCCGGACACGCCGCGGCTGCCCATCATGATCTCGGGCACCATCACCGACCAATCCGGCCGCACCCTGACCGGCCAGACCACCGAGGCCTTCTACAACTCGCTGTCCCACGCCGACGCGGTCAGCTACGGTCTCAACTGCGCGCTGGGCCCGGACCTGCTGCGGCCCTATGTCGAGGAGATGGCGCGGGTGTCCGCCGGCTATGTGTCGGTGCACGCCAACGCCGGCCTGCCCAACGCCTTCGGCGGCTACGATCTGGAGCCGGAGGCGATGGGCGTGTACGTCCGAGAATGGGCGGAGTCCGGCCTGATCAACATCGTGGGCGGCTGTTGCGGCACCACGCCGGAACACATCGCCGCCATCGCCCGCGCGGTGGACGGCGTCGCGCCGCGGCCGCTGCCGGCGATAGAGGCCAAGTGCCGGCTGTCCGGCCTGGAGCCGTTCAACATCGGCGACGGGGATCTGTTCGTCAACGTCGGCGAGCGCACCAACGTCACCGGCAGCCGCGCCTTCGCCAAGCTCATCCTCAACGGCGACTACGCCACCGCGCTGGACGTGGCGCGCCAGCAAGTGGAGAACGGCGCCCAGGTCATCGACATCAATATGGACGAGGGCATGCTGGACGCCCACGCCGCCATGGTGCGCTTCCTCAACCTGATCGCGTCGGAGCCGGACATCGCCCGCGTGCCCATCATGATCGACTCCTCCAAGTGGGACGTGATCGAGGCCGGCCTCAAGTGCATACAGGGCAAGGGCATCGTCAACTCGATCTCCATGAAGGAAGGCCGGGACAAGTTTGTCGAACAGGCGCGCTTGATCCGCCGCTACGGCGCCGCGGTGATCGTCATGGCCTTCGACGAAGCCGGCCAGGCCGACACCTACGCCCGCAAGATAGAAATCTGCGAGAACAGCTACCGCATTCTGGTGGACGAAGTGGGCTTCCCGCCGGAAGACATCATTTTCGACCCCAATATCTTCGCCGTGGCCACCGGCATCGAGGAGCACGCGCGCTACGGCCTGGACTTCATCGAAGCCACCGGCTGGATCAAGCAACAGCTGCCGCACGCCAAGATTTCCGGCGGCGTGTCCAACGTCTCCTTCTCCTTCCGCGGCAACAACAAGGTGCGCGAGGCCATCCACGCCGTCTTCCTCTACCACGCCATCCAGCGCGGCATGACCATGGGCATCGTCAACGCCGGCGCGCTGGAAGTCTACGACGAGGTGGACCCGGAACTGCGCGAACGGATCGAGGACGTGGTGCTGATGCGCGCGCCCAAGGACGGCGGCGACGCCACCGAACACCTGATCGCGCTGGCGGAAAAATACAAGGGCGAAGCCGCCGGCGAGAAAAAGGGCGAAGACCTGGCCTGGCGCGCGCTGCCGGTGGAAAAGCGGCTGGAGCACGCGCTGGTCAAGGGCATCACCACCTTCATCGTCGAAGACACCGAGGAAGTGCGGCAGAAAGCCGCGCGCCCCATTCATGTGATCGAAGGTCCGCTGATGGACGGCATGAACGTGGTGGGCGATCTGTTTGGCGCTGGCAAGATGTTCCTGCCGCAGGTGGTCAAATCCGCGCGGGTGATGAAGGCCGCCGTCGCCCACCTGGAGCCCTTCATCGAAGAGGAAAAGATCCGTCTGGGCCTGGCCGACGCGCCGGCCAAGGGCGTGATCATCATGGCCACGGTCAAGGGCGACGTCCACGATATCGGCAAGAATATCGTCGGCGTGGTGCTGCGCTGCAATAACTACCAGGTGATCGACCTGGGCGTGATGGTGCCCTGCCAGAAAATCCTGGACGCCGCCATCGAACACAAGGCCGACATCATCGGCCTGTCCGGCCTGATCACCCCCAGCCTGGAAGAAATGAGCCATGTGGCCAAGGAAATGCAGCGCCAGGGCTTCTGCGTCCCGCTGCTGATCGGCGGCGCGACCACATCCAAGGTCCACACCGCGGTCAAGATCGCCCCGCACTACCAGCACCCGGTGATCTACGTGCCGGACGCCAGCCGCGCCGTCGGCGTGTGCTCCAACCTGCTGTCCGACACCCTGCGCGACGGCTTCGTCGCGGAAAACCAGGCCGAGCAGGACCGCGCGCGCGAAGGCCACGCCAATAAGGCGAGCCGCAAGGTGGTGAGCCTGGAACAGGCGCGCGCCAACAAGGAGGCGATAGACTGGGCCGCCTACCAGCCGCCCATGCCGCAATGGCTGGGCGTGCGCCGTTTCGAGCGCTACCCGTTGGCCGAGATCGCCGCCTACATCGACTGGACGCCGTTCTTCCAGAGCTGGGAGCTGGCCGGCCGCTTCCCGCGCATCCTGAACGACGAGATCGTCGGCGAATCCGCGCGCGCCTTGTACGAGGACGCGCAAGTGATGCTCAAGCAGATCATTGCCGAGAACTGGCTGGGGGCTAACGCGGTGATCGGCCTGTTCCCGGCCGCCAGCGTCAACCACGACGATATTGAAATCCGCGATCCGGACAAGCGCGCCAGCCTGATGAGCTGGGTGGGCCTGCGCCAGCAACTGCCCAAGATGGACGGCAAGGCCAACTGGGCGCTGGCCGACTACATCGCGCCGCGGGACAGCGGCGTGCAGGACTATATCGGCGCCTTCGCCGTCACCGCCGGCATCGGCATCGAGCCGCACGTCAAACGCTTCGAGGACGCCGGCGACGACTACTCCTCCATCCTGCTCAAGGCGCTGGCGGACCGGCTGGCCGAAGCCTTCGCCGAACTGATGCACGCCCGCGTGCGCCGCGAGTTCTGGGGCTATGCCGCCGCCGAGCAGCTGGACAACGAAGCGCTGATCGACGAACAGTACCAAGGCATCCGCCCCGCGCCCGGCTACCCGGCCTGCCCGGACCACACCGTCAAGACCGCGCTGTTCGAGCTTTTGGACGCGCCGGCCATCGGCATGACGCTGACCGAAGGCTATGCGATGCTGCCCACCGCCGCCGTGTCCGGCTTCTACCTCAGCCATCCGGCCTCGCGCTATTTCGGCGTGGGCAAGATCGAGCGCGACCAAGTGGCCAGCTACGCCCAACGCCGCGGCGTCAGCGTGGAACAGGCGGAACGCGACCTCGCCCCCAATCTGGGCTATGACGCCTGAGGCGGGCAAGCCCTGGCCCAGGCTGCTGTTGGGCAGCCTGATCTTCGGCGTCGGCGCCTGGTTGCTGTTCAGCTTCCGCGACCGCTACGTGGTGCTGTTGCTGGCCGGCGCGTTGCTGGCCTGGCAAGCGTTGCCGGTCGGCTTTAAAACCCGCGCGCTGTTGTTGAGCGCGGCCGCCTGTCTGCTGGACTTCGCCGTCTCCGGGCTGGGTCTGTACCGCCTCGTCGGCGTCGGCGGCCTGCCCTTGTGGCGGGTCGTCTTGTGGCTGAGCTTCAGCTGCTGGTGGTTGCGGTTGCTGGCGGTCTGGCGGCCGTCGCCGCGTCTGCTGGCGCTGGTCGGCGCGCTGGCGGGGCCGCTGCTCTGCTGGTGCGGCTTGCAACTGCGCGCCCTGCAAGCCGGCGCGCCGCTGTGGCTGACGTTGCTGGCCTTGGCGCCGTTATGGGCGGCCTTGCTGGCCTGGACGCTGCGTTTGCTGCCGATGGACCAAGGATCGGCGGCGCAGGCGTGATTGTGGATAAGAAGGCGGTTCTTGCCGATCTGTGGATAAGCTGAAACGAGGCGTCAAATTAAGAAAGCAGCCCTTGGGCTGCTTTTTTTGTGTTGGAGTCGTTGAACAGCTTCTTCGCCGTTTAGAACCGCTCGATATCGGTCAGATGATAGCGGCCGGTGCGGCTTTCCTGGCAGAACACCTTGGCGCGCACGGTGATGCGTTGGCCCTTATCGCGCGCCATATCGCCCTGGTTCAAGGCCAGGCTGCGTAGTTCCTGCTCGCCGCAGGGGCCGCCGTCGTCAAAGCGCTGCGCTTGCGCCAGCTTCAAATGAAAGGCCTTGAAAAACGTGCCGTCGGCCTTGCTGCCGGACTGCACCGGCCCTACCACGATACCGCTGAGCCCAATGCTGGTTTCATCGTCTTCACCTATCTCCACCGGCTTGGCGGCCCAGGCGGCGTGCTGGAGCGCGAACATCTCGATGGCCGGCAGGCAGGCCTGTTTCAAGCGTTTCATAAGACTCCTCGTTCATCACAAAAAGCTGTCCCGGCGAGCTCGGCCAGAAGCCGACATTCTATGTAATAGAATCAAGATATCCCGATTTTTCTAAAATATAGGGTTCAATCGATTTGTGATTCAGTCAAGGCGGGGCTGGCAGTCACGATGAATGCGCGATGCAGCGCTCCCCCCTTTATTTATCGGCTGTACGGCTGCTGAACAGCCCGGCGCGACCCCTGCTTGCCTATCTCCGACATACTTCTTGTGCGAACATATCCATATATGCATAATCCAGCACTCAAAAAATGACCTTCAACTATAAAAATGCACTTGCGTCTCGTTCTCTTCTTCATCCTGGCGGGCTGCTTGGCAGTGGCCGCCTGTTCCAGCGGCCCCGCCGCTCTGCCGGTCCGTACCGGCGTCTTCGTCGATAGTCCGGTAGCGGGCCTGGACTACGACAGCGGCAGCTATGCCGGCAAAACCACCGCCGATGGTGAATTTCACTATCTGGACGGCGAAACCGTCGTCTTCCGCATCGGTCAGTTGGAGCTGGGCCGCAGCCTGGGCGCCCCCCAGCTTACCCCGCTGCAACTGGCCGGCAGCCAGAACCCGATGGATCCCAAAGTGCTGCGTCAAGTGCAACTGCTGCTGACGCTGGACGAAGACGGCAACCCCAACAATGGCATCCAGATCAGCGCCGATACCGCTGCTCGCTTCACGCGCAGCCAAAGCCTGGAACAGGCGGGAGAGTTGCAAACCTTGCTCAGGCAGTCCGGTATTGTCCGTCGTCTGGTCAGTGTTGATCGCGCCGCCAGGCATTTCCAGCTTAGCCTAGCCGCGCTGCGTGAACAGCCGTCCTCCCCGCGCTTCATCCCCTTGGCGGAGAGCGATGGCACACCGCTAGTCGGTTTCGCACAACGTGCAGGCTGTGTACAGGACAAGCAAACTGGCCTCACTTGGGAAGTGAAGGCTGAGCACGGTCTACGTAGCCAGTCCTACCGGTACTACGTCAGCGCCAGTGCCCATCTGCAACAAGCAGCCCAATGTGGACCGAATCAGACAGATTGTTTGGCTGCCGCCTATGTTCAGGTGGTCAGGCAGCAGAAGCTTTGTGGTTTCAACGATGAGACGGCGGGTGGTGATCGTGGCTGGAGGCTGCCAACAGAACGGGAGCTGAAGACGCTGTTGGATTGGAGCCAGCGGGACAAAGCCCTTGGTTTGCCGGCCTTGGATCGCTACGCATTTCCGGATGCGGCGGCCACCTTCTATTGGACCGACACTAGCTATTCAGAGGAGAGGACGGTGGTGGTTGCCTTCGATGATACTCACCGCAGCCTAGCCAGTATCAGTCTGGGCAAGGATCAAGCGGCAAGGGTGCGTCTGGTGCGAGGTCCCAAGCTGGCCGACGAGCCGCCGCCGCATGGCATGGCCAAGTCCACGCTGGGTTATGCCTCGGTTCGTTCCGAGAATCCCTCCCCCCTCCGCGGCTTGGGCCGTCCGCTCTGATTACTGGCTGTTCGCAATCCCTTTAATGCCGCGTCGCGAAAGACGCGGCATTCAGTCTCTCCTGATCTAGAACCGCAAGCCCACCCTTGTGACCGCGAGTGAGCAAGGCGCGACCCCGGCTTGCCTATCCTCGACATGCTTCTTGTACGAACAACTCTACAAACGCATAATCTGCCGTTTTGAAAATAATTCTCAATTACAAAAATGCACTCGCGCCTTGCACTCTCCCTCGTTCTGGCGGGCAGCCTGGCCGTGGCCGCCTGCTCCGGCGGCCCCGCCGCCCAGCCGGTCCGCACCGGCGTCTTTGTCGATAGCCTGGTAGCGGGCCTGGACTACGACAGCGGCAGCCATGCCGGCAAGACCACCGCCAACGGCGAATTCCGCTATCTGGACGGCGAAACCGTCGTCTTCCGCATCGGCCAGCTGGAACTGGGGCGCAGCCTGGGCGCGCCCCAGCTGACTCCGCTGCAACTGGCCGGCAGCCAGAACCCGGCGGATCCCAAAGTGCTGCGCCAAGTGCAGCTGCTGCTGACGCTGGACGAAGACGACAACCCCAACAACGGCATCCAGATCAGCGCCGACACCGCCGCCCGCTTCCGGCGCAGCATGCGCTTGGAACAGGC
It contains:
- the metH gene encoding methionine synthase is translated as MTKTSSHPLRQHLSQRILILDGGMGTMIQRHQLEEADYRGERFADWPSDVKGNNDLLALTRPDVIGGIHQAYLDAGADIIETNTFNATSIAMADYAMESLVWEINHAAARLVKELCEKASAANPAKPRYCAGVLGPTNRTCSISPDVNDPGYRNVSFDALVTSYTEAIDGLVQGGADLLLVETIFDTLNAKAAVFAIHKYFDERPDTPRLPIMISGTITDQSGRTLTGQTTEAFYNSLSHADAVSYGLNCALGPDLLRPYVEEMARVSAGYVSVHANAGLPNAFGGYDLEPEAMGVYVREWAESGLINIVGGCCGTTPEHIAAIARAVDGVAPRPLPAIEAKCRLSGLEPFNIGDGDLFVNVGERTNVTGSRAFAKLILNGDYATALDVARQQVENGAQVIDINMDEGMLDAHAAMVRFLNLIASEPDIARVPIMIDSSKWDVIEAGLKCIQGKGIVNSISMKEGRDKFVEQARLIRRYGAAVIVMAFDEAGQADTYARKIEICENSYRILVDEVGFPPEDIIFDPNIFAVATGIEEHARYGLDFIEATGWIKQQLPHAKISGGVSNVSFSFRGNNKVREAIHAVFLYHAIQRGMTMGIVNAGALEVYDEVDPELRERIEDVVLMRAPKDGGDATEHLIALAEKYKGEAAGEKKGEDLAWRALPVEKRLEHALVKGITTFIVEDTEEVRQKAARPIHVIEGPLMDGMNVVGDLFGAGKMFLPQVVKSARVMKAAVAHLEPFIEEEKIRLGLADAPAKGVIIMATVKGDVHDIGKNIVGVVLRCNNYQVIDLGVMVPCQKILDAAIEHKADIIGLSGLITPSLEEMSHVAKEMQRQGFCVPLLIGGATTSKVHTAVKIAPHYQHPVIYVPDASRAVGVCSNLLSDTLRDGFVAENQAEQDRAREGHANKASRKVVSLEQARANKEAIDWAAYQPPMPQWLGVRRFERYPLAEIAAYIDWTPFFQSWELAGRFPRILNDEIVGESARALYEDAQVMLKQIIAENWLGANAVIGLFPAASVNHDDIEIRDPDKRASLMSWVGLRQQLPKMDGKANWALADYIAPRDSGVQDYIGAFAVTAGIGIEPHVKRFEDAGDDYSSILLKALADRLAEAFAELMHARVRREFWGYAAAEQLDNEALIDEQYQGIRPAPGYPACPDHTVKTALFELLDAPAIGMTLTEGYAMLPTAAVSGFYLSHPASRYFGVGKIERDQVASYAQRRGVSVEQAERDLAPNLGYDA
- a CDS encoding DUF2878 family protein translates to MTPEAGKPWPRLLLGSLIFGVGAWLLFSFRDRYVVLLLAGALLAWQALPVGFKTRALLLSAAACLLDFAVSGLGLYRLVGVGGLPLWRVVLWLSFSCWWLRLLAVWRPSPRLLALVGALAGPLLCWCGLQLRALQAGAPLWLTLLALAPLWAALLAWTLRLLPMDQGSAAQA
- a CDS encoding Lcl C-terminal domain-containing protein, whose product is MHLRLVLFFILAGCLAVAACSSGPAALPVRTGVFVDSPVAGLDYDSGSYAGKTTADGEFHYLDGETVVFRIGQLELGRSLGAPQLTPLQLAGSQNPMDPKVLRQVQLLLTLDEDGNPNNGIQISADTAARFTRSQSLEQAGELQTLLRQSGIVRRLVSVDRAARHFQLSLAALREQPSSPRFIPLAESDGTPLVGFAQRAGCVQDKQTGLTWEVKAEHGLRSQSYRYYVSASAHLQQAAQCGPNQTDCLAAAYVQVVRQQKLCGFNDETAGGDRGWRLPTERELKTLLDWSQRDKALGLPALDRYAFPDAAATFYWTDTSYSEERTVVVAFDDTHRSLASISLGKDQAARVRLVRGPKLADEPPPHGMAKSTLGYASVRSENPSPLRGLGRPL